The following coding sequences are from one Collimonas arenae window:
- the otsB gene encoding trehalose-phosphatase translates to MLPPNRYYSTAADALFLDFDGTLVDLAPQPESVVLPVGLMTILQRLQSAAGGALAIVSGRPLEQIDSFLAPMVLAAAGVHGAERRRADGSVVRQPAPDTGFLLAHLSPFVNAHPGLRLEIKRGAVALHYRHAPQLEQLCIQVMSSALMGLDGVKLLHGKMVVEATSADVSKGDAVAAFMREPPFAGRRPVYVGDDITDESAFSWAQSATAGGIGIKVGEGHSQARLRLADPDALRNMLLEALGAVSN, encoded by the coding sequence ATGCTTCCCCCAAATCGCTACTACAGCACTGCCGCTGACGCATTGTTCCTGGATTTCGACGGCACCCTGGTCGATCTTGCGCCTCAGCCGGAAAGTGTTGTGTTGCCGGTCGGTCTGATGACGATATTGCAACGCCTGCAAAGCGCTGCCGGAGGAGCGCTGGCGATTGTCAGCGGCCGTCCGTTGGAACAGATCGATTCCTTCTTGGCGCCGATGGTTCTGGCGGCTGCCGGCGTGCATGGCGCGGAGCGTCGGCGTGCCGATGGAAGCGTCGTCAGGCAGCCTGCGCCGGATACCGGGTTCTTGCTGGCGCACTTGAGTCCATTTGTTAACGCGCATCCCGGGCTGCGGCTGGAGATCAAGCGCGGTGCGGTGGCATTGCATTACCGGCATGCTCCGCAACTGGAGCAGCTTTGCATACAGGTGATGTCCAGCGCGCTGATGGGGCTGGATGGAGTCAAGCTGTTGCACGGCAAGATGGTGGTGGAAGCAACCAGCGCCGATGTCAGCAAGGGCGATGCAGTTGCCGCGTTCATGCGTGAGCCGCCGTTTGCTGGGCGGCGTCCGGTGTATGTCGGCGACGATATCACCGATGAGAGCGCATTTTCCTGGGCGCAGTCGGCAACGGCTGGCGGTATCGGCATCAAGGTCGGCGAGGGACACAGTCAGGCACGCTTGCGTCTTGCTGACCCCGATGCGCTACGCAACATGCTGCTGGAGGCGCTAGGAGCGGTCAGCAATTGA
- a CDS encoding glycine zipper 2TM domain-containing protein: MKTMQRFLTGSAVVMLMFGLSACDGMSRRGQDTAVGAGIGAVGGAVLTGGSALGTVGGAAVGGVIGNQAGKR; this comes from the coding sequence ATGAAAACGATGCAAAGATTTCTGACTGGTTCGGCAGTCGTCATGCTGATGTTTGGCTTAAGTGCCTGCGACGGCATGTCGAGGCGAGGGCAGGACACTGCGGTCGGCGCTGGCATAGGCGCAGTCGGCGGTGCTGTCCTCACAGGCGGCAGCGCCTTGGGCACCGTTGGCGGCGCAGCGGTCGGCGGCGTGATCGGCAACCAGGCAGGCAAGCGTTAA